The Candidatus Glassbacteria bacterium genome has a window encoding:
- the fetB gene encoding iron export ABC transporter permease subunit FetB — MTPRFYDITVAGLLAAFALALPVWLIIWANRLRLGRDLWFSILRMALQLLAIGFVLEYLFEIHIWYVTVGVFVAMVFFAARTVLARTGIKFGGLTAILGVAMLAGAGSVSAFLALAVVQVDPWYAPRYFIPLAGMVLGNSMNGCALALERFYSGVREQRKLVETHLAHGATGGEATRDLLRSAFRASLIPTLSSMSGIGLVFIPGMMTGQILGGVDPLDAIRYQMVIMMAILGSVALASFVVLYLERGRFFDEYHLLRNELFN; from the coding sequence ATGACTCCCAGGTTTTACGATATCACGGTTGCCGGTCTGCTGGCGGCCTTCGCGCTGGCCCTGCCGGTCTGGCTGATCATCTGGGCCAACCGGCTGCGACTGGGACGGGACCTGTGGTTCTCCATCCTGCGCATGGCTCTCCAGTTGCTGGCTATCGGCTTCGTGCTGGAATACCTGTTCGAGATCCATATCTGGTACGTCACGGTTGGCGTGTTCGTGGCGATGGTGTTTTTCGCGGCGCGCACGGTTCTGGCCCGTACGGGGATCAAGTTCGGCGGCTTGACCGCGATCCTGGGCGTGGCGATGCTGGCCGGGGCGGGGAGCGTATCGGCATTCCTGGCCCTGGCGGTTGTGCAGGTCGATCCGTGGTACGCCCCGCGCTACTTTATCCCGCTGGCCGGAATGGTGCTGGGGAACTCGATGAACGGGTGCGCCCTGGCCCTGGAGCGGTTCTATTCAGGGGTCAGGGAGCAGCGTAAACTGGTTGAAACCCACCTTGCCCACGGCGCCACGGGCGGCGAGGCCACCCGGGACCTGCTGCGCTCGGCGTTCCGGGCCAGCCTGATCCCCACCCTCAGCTCGATGAGCGGGATCGGCCTGGTGTTCATACCAGGAATGATGACCGGGCAGATTCTCGGCGGTGTGGACCCGCTCGATGCGATCCGCTACCAGATGGTGATCATGATGGCGATCCTGGGGTCCGTGGCCCTGGCGAGTTTCGTGGTCCTGTATCTGGAGCGCGGCCGGTTTTTCGACGAGTACCACCTGCTGCGGAATGAGTTGTTCAATTGA